In Pygocentrus nattereri isolate fPygNat1 chromosome 3, fPygNat1.pri, whole genome shotgun sequence, the DNA window cTGTAATACTATAGTATCCTACtaaacaaaaagggttctatgtataCTGAAaagagtgctatatagaactgatCTGGTTAGAAAAAAGAGTCATGTACAGCTGGTTTTCTGTCATAGAGAAGagcaatttttgacattttttgagtatatatatataaaccataaATATATGTACCTTTGCTAGATAGCCATTGAAGAACCAACCttattactatatatatttatcataAGTAATtataatatgtatgtaatatatatgtaatagtAAATGAGTACATACATCTGAATGTATATGAATAATATGCAATAGTGAACGAGTGAAAGCGTGACAGGTTAAATGGTGATTTTAAAGAAGAAAGGCACCCATTCCCGACTTGATATTGACAACAAGAGAACACGAGCTTCTGATAAGCGCTTGAATGCAGCGTCAGTGGGGAGCTAAGAGCTGAGGCTAGTTCCTCTCTGGCGTTAGCGCACATAGAGTCCGTGGGCGGGCGAACCAGGCTGGAAACGCTGCGATTATCCCTCGCAGAGCTCgcgtttttatttctttctgtcaAGGTCGACCAGCAATGTCATCGGTTAACCAGGATACCGAGACATTATCGGAGCAGTGTGGTGAGACACAGGTGGGCGGATTGAATTGAGGACATAGCCTTAGCTTGGTTTGACAGACTAGCATGAAGCCCTTACAGTGTTTTCTAGCAAATAGCTACCATGGCTATGCTAGCGTGCTAGCTACACTGGTTGAAACGCCCTGTAGGTACCTGAGAGACTCACATTGTCAAAAAAACAGGGGGCCCATATAGCCCCTAGTCTCTGGAAGATGAATTTAGCTAGGTGGTGTCCGTCTGGGTATGATAAAGCAACAATTAGCCTTTATTTTGACTGGTCCAGCTTCGCCAGCTCCGTGGATTGAGCTCATGTCAACAGTGTCGTTGTGCATTGGTTAATTCTCGAATGCAGTGCCTACCAGATCACCGACTGAAGATCATTTCAGTAGCTAGCTACGATCAGTGACTCTGCTGCAAATAGCTGTATGATGTTAAAACTGTCTTCTGTTGAAAAGAAGAATATTTTCTTAACGTTACCTTGTAATAGGCCTTATTGAATCCATGCGTACGCGTGTGTTTAAAGCAGAGGTGGTATGTTTGACCCCATATATATTGATGGGTAGTTTTGTAATGTCAAAACTCTGGGTATATGTTTAGGAGACTATGTAAACAGACGTTAGGCTCCTGTGTCAAGATGCACCATTCATTGACAAACCCGGCTGAATCTAGGTGTGAAACTGGCTGTAGCCACACGTAGAGAGAGGCTATCCATGCAGCTGCTTTTCTAGTTGGTGCTGAATATAGCCACTCATAAATTTCTTGTCATAGATTCAAGTGAATCAGCACACACAGTGTTATCTATCCCACCATAGCCCCTGAGGGTGTGAACCCAGTATGTCGCTTCACTGAGTGCTGAAAATCCCAGGACTTATATGTCCagaagtttgtagacacttgcTGGATCAATGTTTCTTCCAAGATCAAGGCTACTAATTGTGGTCTGCCCACCTATTTTTGCAATAATAACTTTTATTCATTTGagaagactttacactagatgctggaacattgctgtgaagattaGACTGTATTCACGAGTATTAGGTAGTGTACATATTATCTGTAAATTCTAAAAGTGTACACATGGAGCTGGCATATGCGTTAATCTGCTTTTGTTATAAGATGAAAGCAGGACAAGATTTACAAGGGTGTAGCACATCATTTCACTTACTGTTGTCATCCAAGTGGATACTTTGAAACCTGTTTGTCTGGTGTATTGGTTTCTGCTTTAGGTCTCACAGCTTTGCTTTGTCACTGGTGAGCCTCATAAACCATGTATTTGCCATACCTTTTAAAAACCTTTTAGAAACTGACTTTTGACTCACTGCCTCAAGAGAAACTTGCATGTAGTGCTAATAATACAAGTAGGTGTAACTAACTGCAACAGGTTTATTAAAGACATtttgcccttgattgttttaaATCAACTGGATCTATTGAAATAATGACCTTATGCAGGAGGTAACAGCTAGAAATGGTGCAGCAAATCTGTCAGTGGCACTACCTTATGCTTCTTTTCAATGAATTAATCCATATACACATTAATAGTATCTTGGCATGTATAGTTGCTGATGCATGTGGAAATCCAAGATGTAGAGTCATGGCTCTCTGTAAGCATTGAGGCAGATGACGTCTGTCAAGTAAATGAAGTTCAGCGTGAGTGTTTCTGCTGATAATTAAGGATCTTTCCTCAACATTATTGTAAACCATAATCatatataaatcaaataaatttgCAGCTTTCATTATGTTGTTAAATTGAATAAATTTGCATGCATAAATATTAATTGCATAATCTTTCATGACAAGTGtttcaaaaaagaacaaaatataaaatgatagcCTTCTGTCTCCAAAACCGCAACTCCTAAACTCCTTAAAATTTTAAAAGGATTTAATAGGTTTTCCTAGGACAGTCTTCACTCTTCAGCCTCCGTTTACCCTAAACATGAGGACCATGGCGGtatgaaatgtgaaaaagacCCTGGAGTGACAGTGCAAATTCAGATTCTGGATGGAACATCTGTGTTAGTCAGTACTGTATGACTAACCTCTATGCCATGAGTATGATCATATTTGTAGGCTTGTTTATACATGTGGTCTAAGATAAGCTCTGTTTCTGGTTTGATCTTTTATTGCagcataatataaaataataaccaCATCTTCAGCAAATAGGAAGTGGAAGTATATAAACAGGTTCAAAGAACAGTTGTAGGTTATAATATGGGTGTGGTGTTCAGTTTCTTCATGTTGGGAACACtatgcaatgtttttatttgtttttgttcttttttgtcttgtgACAGTCATAATACACTGTGACATGTTTCTGTCTGCAGGAATCTCAGGACCCTAACTCAAATCCTGTAAAGACAGAGGAGGCCAAACTAAAAGCCAAGTATCCCAACTTAGGCCAAAAGCCAGGAGGATCAGACTTCTTGATGAAAAGACTTCAGAAAGGAGTAGGTGTCTGTATGGAACATGCTGCAATTCTTTGTTCTTCAAATGAGCATTCAGTGTCAATAAAGCTGACATCAATGCAAAATCATCAACATCATTCTTTTTACCCCCCTTTTAGCAAAAGTACTTTGATTCAGGGGACTACAACATGGCCAAGGCAAAGATGAAGAACAAGCAGTTGCCAGCAGCGACTGGTCCAGAAAAGAATATCGTCACCGGAGACCACATTCCAACTCCGCAAGACTTGCCGCAGAGAAAGTCCTCTTTAGTCACAAGCAAACTGGTTGGCTAATCACTACCTCAGGTCTTGAGTGACCCCGTCCCCAACCTTCTCTCCTCAGCTTCCAAGCTCCACCGGGGTTAGTTGCTCACTCTTTGCTTTATATTTGGGGTTGTAAGACTTAGGTTAACCTCCTCTTCCATCTCAACAGCTCTAGCCTGATCCACCACCCTCTGCCCCCCTCACTGACCCAGCCCCACACATCTGGGTAGGGAGCAATCAGTTCAGTGAAGGGCCAGTCAAGGTGAGCGGCCTCTCTGGACTATAATGCACTTTATGATCTACTTACCCTCTACATGAATGAGATCAAACTCTTTGTTCAAAACCGTGGAGGCTACAGAAATTCTAGTTAGATGCCTAATCAGTATACCAATGTCATTTACAAGTTCATGGAGGTGAttctctttgttctttgttaTAATCAGCTTACGATTGTTTTGTAATAGCTTGTAGAAATCATGTAGATTTGGCACCCAATGCATGTTGGCAACCTCTGTAATTGTTCATTCTGATCTGATGATACAATGTTTGCGCTTTTACAATTTTAAGTTACTAACATCAATCTGCACATCAGCGGGCTAAAGATATTATGAGAGTAGagcaaaatgtatatttatgtgCCATGATAATCAAAAGTGCTTAAATTAAGGAACTGACCCAGCACAAACTTGAATATGTTCCTGAAGCTTCAGGGCACCTGATTTCACATGGTTTAGCAAAACCATGTAGCCTTGTACTGAATGGATATGTGGAATAGCTCAGGCTCATTTAGCTTGGGCATTAATATACTTATTGACTATAAATGCTATTgtaaattataattatttttttctttgtagtaTGGAACAGGCCAGGAATTGACAACAAAGTAGTTATATGTTGAACCGAGAAACCAAGAGGCTACACAGGCAGGATGAGAAATTTTATGTGACGATTTTGAGTAATTACCTGAATGGCTGTACCCAGCTAAGAATTGTCTGCATAAAACTCGTTATCCTGGCGCTTACACGTGTAGATTTAAAACCAGGGGTAAGTTAAATGACAgaggagattttttttaagctgtAACCTAGCTTTTGCTCTATGGGACACCAAAGTCTGAGTTCAGATCTTGTTGAAAGAAATCTTAGGTTGGACTTAATTAGATACTAAAATACGCCTAAACCAGATGGCAGGATATTATTCCCTTAACTCTTATTATATTACATTCCCTTAACTCTAGTTTCAAACCCTCTTTGAATCATTTCTCACATATAGACTGTGGGCATGGGTGGGGTAAATCATCAAGTAATCTTCAAGAACATAAGATCTAATTGTACATGCATTCAGTATATATTCAGGGAAGAACACACTTTAACAGCATAGTTATATTCATCATCTGCATAATAAGTGGGATTCTTTGTAAAAGTCTCATGCTCCTCACACCCACAAGAAAGGCGATGAATGTTATAATTGTCATACGTGTGTTGATGCTGTTAATGTGGTGGAGGAAGGAAACTTGCGGGATGAAAGGTACGCTTTCTTGAGTGATTGTTCAAGTCtgaatgttgtgtttatttgaataatgTACATTGTTACCATATCCTCTATTAGCTGCTCCCAAATTGTAAATAGAcagtgcttttattttaatatttgtaatTTGGGACCCGCATTAAATGCATGTGCCCTTTGCTGATCACTCTGTATGTctg includes these proteins:
- the ensab gene encoding endosulfine alpha b produces the protein MSSVNQDTETLSEQCGETQESQDPNSNPVKTEEAKLKAKYPNLGQKPGGSDFLMKRLQKGQKYFDSGDYNMAKAKMKNKQLPAATGPEKNIVTGDHIPTPQDLPQRKSSLVTSKLVG